The genomic segment TCGCAGGGCCGGCCGCGTGCTGCACTCAGAGGGTCGACGCGAGCCCGGCCGCGATGCCGAACAGCACGGCGGCGATCACGCCGGCCAGGGCGCGCACGTGGTTGCCGCGGGTCCACTCGGTGAGATACGTGCTCCACTCGGGCACGGCATCCGTCGACCCGGCGTCGAGCCGATCGATCGCGTTGTTGCGCGGCACGTGGAACCCAACGGTCAGACCGATCACCCCCACGAGGTAGACGGCTTCGCCTGCGACCGCCCACCACAGTGCTGGTCCGGCGGGGGTGACGACGAGAAGGATGCACGCGGCGAGCCCCGCGAGCAGGGTGCCGAACAGGGTGATCATGAGGGGCGGGCGCACGGCGGTGCGGTTGATGGCCTGCATGACGGCGAGGCCGGCAGACGGGGTGGTGTCGCCGAGCGCGCGCATCACGAACCCGGAGAACGCGAAGAAGACGCCCCCCACGACGGCGGCGCCGAGCGCGCTGGCGCCGGTCACGGCGACGACCGCGACGACGGCGGCGAGTGGTTCGGTCATGCTGCCATTGTGGTCCCAGCTCCCGTCGATTGAGAAGCCCGCCCCCTCAGCGCCGGAAGGCGGCCACGATTCCTACCGCCACGAGGGCGACTCCCGCGGCGATGACAGCGATGAAGGCCCAGAGGTAGCGGTCGGCGTCGACTCCGGGGCCGAATTGAGCGAGCGCGACGAAGCCGCAGAGCGCCAGGAGCAGCATGCCCCAGACGATCGTGCCGAACTGCGCCGGGCGGGGGCGCTTCGCCGCATCGGCCGGAGGGGCAGGCGCCGCAGTGGGCGTCGCAGTGGCCGTCGGAGGTGCTGTCGACGTCGTCGAGGCGGGCGCCGCTGTGGTCGGGGCGGTGGGCGGAGTCCGGTCGGCCTCAGCGCCCTCGACGTTCAGGTTGTCGGTCATGATGTCCCTACCTTTCGTTCTCGGGCACGAGGGTGACGCTGCCGGCGAGCATCCAGATGCGGATCACGGGAATCCCCGCGGCCTTCGCGTCGGCGACGCGGTCGGCATCCGATCCTGCGGGGATCCCCGCGGGCGAACCGGATGCCGGGAACAGCCGGTCGTCGTCGATCAGCACCCCGCTGCGTTCGGTGCCGAGCGTCGAGCTGACGGTGCCGGCGAACACGTGCGATTCCACCACGACCGGCACACCCTCCGGCAGCAGCACTTCGGCCTGGCCGGCGCCGAGCCACACGTCGACGGTGTCGTCGGGCGACCGGGTGGTGAGATCCTGAGCGTCCACGACGCTCTTGCCGGCGATGACGAGGTAGCTGTCCGCGCCGTCGGCCACCCCGCGGCTCACATCGATGTTCTGCGTTCCGAACGGCTGCACGTCGGTGCCGGCCGGCAGCACCCCGGTGAAGAGCACCACGATCGCGAGCAGGAAGGCGAAGGGTCCGAGTCCCCCGCTCGTACGACCCCGGATGCCCGCGATCACGATGCCGACCGCGATCACGACGAGCGCTGCGATCGAGATCACCAGCACGAGCTTGCCGTCGGGCACGACCGCGCCGTACGCGATTCCCACCACGGCTGCTGCCACGAGGGCGATGCCGAGCACGACCGAGGAGAACGCCGCACCGGCGCCGTGGGGGCGCGGATGCGCGGCGTGCCAGGCTGCGGTGCGGGCGCGCGACGCCTCTCGCGCCTGCTCGTGCCGCTCGCGGTTCCAGCCGTGATCGGTGCTGCCCTGATGGGTCCAGGCCGCATGCGACGACCACGAATCGGCGGGCGGCACGGATGTCGCGGAGGCGGACGCGAACCCGGACGCGGGTTCGGCGGAGGCGGCACCCGCGTCGGGCACCGAACCCACTGGAGACGTCGCGGCATCCGGTGCCGTCGTGGAGGTGGGAGATCCGGGTGCCGTCGGGGCGCTCGCCGTCGCCGCCGCCGCGTTCGCAGAGCCAGCGGCCGGGTAGCCGGCGGGTGCAGCGAAGGGGCTGCCCGCATCCGCACTGCCGGCGCCGCCCCAGCCTGCCCCGGGTCCTCGCGGAACGCTTCGGGCGATGACGACGGTGAGCCAGATCGCGCCGGCGATCAGTGCCAGCACCCAGAGTGTGCGCAACGTGATCTCGAGCCAGTCCGGCATGCCCCAGATGTGCGGCGCCCCGTCGAACCAGATGCCGCGCATGAACGGCAGGAAGGTGAGGATGGCGGCGATACCGATGAAGATCATGGGATAGGTGAACTGACCGTGCACGGCACGTTCGGCGTGGATGTTCCCGCGTGAGTCGGGAAGCAGAGCCCAGCCCACGGCGTAAGCGAGAAAGATCGGGCCGCCGAGGATCGCGATGACGATCGCGATCCCGCGCACGAGCCGCACGTCGAGCCCCGTGCGGGCAGCGATGCCGGAGCAGACGCCGGCGACCCAGGCATCGTCGCGGCGCGTGACGCCGAGGCTGCGGAGCCAGGCGAAGAACGAGGCGCCCACCGGTTGCGGCGGCGCGGGAGGAGTGGGGGGAGGAGTTGACGACGACATGCTTCGATTCTGGCGACGGCGTCGCCGCGCCGATATCGGGGATGACCCTGATTCGACCCTGAGATCCGTCCCCGAGAGTGTGGTGAGGGTGCGCGACCTGCTTGGATGCTGGAATGGAGACCACCGCCACGATCGTGCGCCCGCGCCTACGCGTGGTGGGCGGCGTGTGTGCGGGCGTCGCGGATCACCTCGGCGCGCCGGTGGCGGTGGTGCGCACGGTCGCCGTGCTGCTGGCGCTCTGCGGAGGGGCGGGCATCCTGCTCTACGCCTGGCTGTGGGCGACCACGCCGGTGGCGGATGCGGCGCGCGAGCCCCGCATGCGGGAGAGCCTCACGACTCCGGCCGGGTCACGCGGGCAGGCCGACGGTCACCGGGCGGAGCAGCTGAGGCGCGCGCCCGTCACCGAGATTCTCCTGGGGCTCGCGCTCATCGGCGCAGGGGGCGCGCTCGTCGCGAGCAGCCTCGGGGTCGAGGTGCCGCTCGCGGTCGTCATCCCCGGAATCGTGGTGCTCGCGGGCGTCGCACTCGCCTGGCGCCAGTTCGCCGATCTGCGAGCGGGCACCACCACCTCCGGGCCGACGCTCGTGGTGCGGTCGCTCGGCGCTCTCGTGCTCGTGGCCACGGGCATCCTGCTCTTCTTCATCACGGGCGAGACACCCAACGTGTGGACCGTGGTGGTCGCGGCCGTCTCGGTGCTGCTCGGTGTCGCGCTGGTGGCGCTGCCCTGGGTGGTGCGGCTCGCCCGCGACCTCGGGGCGGAGCGGGCCGCACTGGAGCGCGCGGCGGAGCGCGCCGAGATCGCGGCGCACCTGCATGACTCCGTGTTGCAGACGCTCGCGCTCATCCAGCAGAAGGCGGGAGCCCAGAGTGAGGCCGCCCGGCTCGCGCGGGCCCAGGAGCGGGAGCTGCGCGACTGGCTCTTCGACACCGCCCCGGCAGACGACCGCGATCTGGCGAGCGAGCTGCGCCGGCTGGCCGCCATGATCGAGGAGAACAACGCCGTGCGGTTCGAGATCGTGACCGTGGGGGCATCCGTTCCGGCGCCCGAGAGCCTGCTCGCTGCGGGGCGCGAGGCGATGCTCAACGCTGCGCGGCACGCGGGCGGCGACGTCTCGATCTTTCTCGAAGTGGGCCCGGAACGGATCGAGCTCATCGTGACCGACCGCGGGCCGGGCATGAGCCTCGACGCCATCCCGGCTGACCGGCTCGGCGTGCGCGAGTCGATCATCGGGCGACTCAAGCGTGCCGGTGGCACGGCGGTCATCGGCGCCGGACGGGGAGGCGCGGGAACCGAGGTGCGGCTGAGCCTCCCCGTCGCCGCGGCCAACACGCCGATGCAGGGCGCAGGTCTGGTCGGGTCGGAGGCCTCCGCGACGCCTTCGCCCGCGGCATCCGCTTCCGCCTCGCCCGGCGGCCCGGCGCCCGCCGAGCCATCCGACGTCGCGGCCTCCGGGGCTTCCGAGCCCCCCGCCACGCCCGCCGCCCCCACCCCCGCGCGCTCCGCGATCGCCGAACGAGAGACCGAAGAACCATGACCGACCTGCGCATCGCCATCGTCGACGACCACTCGATCTTTCGCTCGGGCCTCCGCGCAGAGCTCGACCCGACACTGCTCGTGGTGGGCGAGGCGGCCACCGTCGACGACGCCATCGCACTCGTCGGGGCGACACGGCCGCGGGTCGTGCTGCTCGACGTGCACCTGCCCGGCGGACACG from the Herbiconiux aconitum genome contains:
- a CDS encoding anthrone oxygenase family protein: MTEPLAAVVAVVAVTGASALGAAVVGGVFFAFSGFVMRALGDTTPSAGLAVMQAINRTAVRPPLMITLFGTLLAGLAACILLVVTPAGPALWWAVAGEAVYLVGVIGLTVGFHVPRNNAIDRLDAGSTDAVPEWSTYLTEWTRGNHVRALAGVIAAVLFGIAAGLASTL
- a CDS encoding PspC domain-containing protein; this encodes MSSSTPPPTPPAPPQPVGASFFAWLRSLGVTRRDDAWVAGVCSGIAARTGLDVRLVRGIAIVIAILGGPIFLAYAVGWALLPDSRGNIHAERAVHGQFTYPMIFIGIAAILTFLPFMRGIWFDGAPHIWGMPDWLEITLRTLWVLALIAGAIWLTVVIARSVPRGPGAGWGGAGSADAGSPFAAPAGYPAAGSANAAAATASAPTAPGSPTSTTAPDAATSPVGSVPDAGAASAEPASGFASASATSVPPADSWSSHAAWTHQGSTDHGWNRERHEQAREASRARTAAWHAAHPRPHGAGAAFSSVVLGIALVAAAVVGIAYGAVVPDGKLVLVISIAALVVIAVGIVIAGIRGRTSGGLGPFAFLLAIVVLFTGVLPAGTDVQPFGTQNIDVSRGVADGADSYLVIAGKSVVDAQDLTTRSPDDTVDVWLGAGQAEVLLPEGVPVVVESHVFAGTVSSTLGTERSGVLIDDDRLFPASGSPAGIPAGSDADRVADAKAAGIPVIRIWMLAGSVTLVPENER
- a CDS encoding ATP-binding protein, with the protein product METTATIVRPRLRVVGGVCAGVADHLGAPVAVVRTVAVLLALCGGAGILLYAWLWATTPVADAAREPRMRESLTTPAGSRGQADGHRAEQLRRAPVTEILLGLALIGAGGALVASSLGVEVPLAVVIPGIVVLAGVALAWRQFADLRAGTTTSGPTLVVRSLGALVLVATGILLFFITGETPNVWTVVVAAVSVLLGVALVALPWVVRLARDLGAERAALERAAERAEIAAHLHDSVLQTLALIQQKAGAQSEAARLARAQERELRDWLFDTAPADDRDLASELRRLAAMIEENNAVRFEIVTVGASVPAPESLLAAGREAMLNAARHAGGDVSIFLEVGPERIELIVTDRGPGMSLDAIPADRLGVRESIIGRLKRAGGTAVIGAGRGGAGTEVRLSLPVAAANTPMQGAGLVGSEASATPSPAASASASPGGPAPAEPSDVAASGASEPPATPAAPTPARSAIAERETEEP